Proteins encoded together in one Kitasatospora albolonga window:
- a CDS encoding proteinase inhibitor I36 SMPI produces MRTTFLAAGLAVTALTALVPQALAQDRSRADAHPASDARLGTCEAGRLCLWKKPDFAGARRTYELSTVDIESCTPLPKGGDAQSLANRTGRPVTTYQSAECRETGEFETYPGGGTWLPHSPYQVRAFKIWEN; encoded by the coding sequence ATGCGTACGACCTTTCTCGCCGCGGGCCTGGCCGTCACCGCACTGACCGCGCTCGTCCCGCAGGCCCTCGCCCAGGACCGTTCCCGGGCGGACGCGCACCCGGCATCGGACGCCCGGCTCGGCACCTGCGAGGCGGGCCGGCTCTGTCTCTGGAAGAAGCCCGACTTCGCGGGCGCCCGCCGGACCTACGAGCTCTCCACCGTCGACATCGAGAGCTGCACCCCGCTCCCCAAGGGCGGCGACGCCCAGTCCCTCGCCAACCGCACCGGGCGGCCCGTCACCACCTACCAGTCGGCCGAGTGCCGGGAGACGGGCGAGTTCGAGACCTACCCGGGCGGCGGGACCTGGCTGCCCCACTCCCCGTACCAGGTGCGGGCGTTCAAGATCTGGGAGAACTGA
- a CDS encoding MFS transporter, with amino-acid sequence MTAKQAVQPPKDTEPGIFSRRYAAASLTFAAVMFLTGFAALAVVPTLPTAAQDLDGVSLFPLVAGSFVAASLLGGVLGGHWADRSGARRPLALGMVLSVLTLLVSASSVSIWQLVIGRFVDGLSAGMVAVSVTTAIGQSYPESLRPRMLAMLSTCWIIPSLIGPPIAGVVAEAWSWRAVFYGLAALTALPALALVAVLRRAPAGDGDGGPVVPDLPPAEERASRPPLFVAAMLSLGAALGQYGVSGWDVRHLLFVVAGVVLLVVFAPRLLPKGTWSSARGLPTAVLMRGLTSGTYFTVEALVPLMLITERRVAAVTVGVAFTASAVLWAGASWVQGKLLQHVARHRLVVVGALVMAASVVFAVVGSFSGVSPLVAMVAMPLAAVGMGLLDPCVTVLSLSHSAPDRLGHTTSAMQTNMNLGQVVVLGVATAALNVGLAAGAGQLGGYAVTFSILLVPPLLVAVLAVRARND; translated from the coding sequence ATGACAGCGAAGCAGGCCGTTCAACCACCGAAGGACACCGAGCCGGGGATCTTCTCCCGGCGGTACGCGGCGGCCTCGCTGACGTTCGCCGCGGTGATGTTCCTGACCGGGTTCGCCGCGCTGGCCGTGGTGCCCACCCTGCCGACGGCGGCCCAGGACCTGGACGGGGTGTCCCTGTTCCCCCTGGTGGCGGGCAGTTTTGTGGCTGCCAGTCTGCTCGGGGGCGTACTGGGCGGGCATTGGGCCGACCGTTCCGGGGCCCGGCGTCCGCTGGCGCTGGGGATGGTGCTCTCCGTGCTGACGCTGCTGGTGTCGGCGTCCAGTGTGTCCATCTGGCAGTTGGTGATCGGGCGCTTCGTGGACGGGCTGTCGGCCGGGATGGTCGCGGTGTCGGTGACGACCGCCATCGGCCAGTCGTATCCGGAGTCCCTGCGGCCCCGGATGCTCGCGATGCTGAGTACGTGCTGGATCATTCCGTCGCTGATCGGCCCGCCGATCGCCGGGGTGGTCGCCGAGGCGTGGTCCTGGCGGGCGGTGTTCTACGGGCTGGCCGCGCTCACCGCGCTGCCCGCGCTCGCTCTGGTGGCGGTGTTGCGCAGGGCTCCGGCGGGGGACGGGGACGGCGGCCCGGTGGTGCCCGATCTGCCGCCTGCGGAGGAACGCGCCTCCCGGCCGCCGCTGTTCGTCGCGGCGATGCTCAGCCTGGGGGCGGCGCTCGGTCAGTACGGCGTCTCCGGGTGGGACGTACGGCATCTGCTGTTCGTGGTCGCGGGGGTGGTGCTCCTGGTGGTGTTCGCGCCGCGTCTGCTGCCGAAGGGCACCTGGAGCAGTGCTCGCGGGCTGCCCACGGCGGTGCTGATGCGGGGGCTGACCTCGGGTACGTACTTCACCGTCGAGGCGCTGGTGCCGCTGATGCTGATCACGGAGCGGCGGGTGGCCGCCGTGACGGTCGGGGTGGCGTTCACCGCGTCCGCCGTGCTGTGGGCGGGGGCGTCATGGGTGCAGGGGAAGCTCCTCCAGCATGTCGCCCGGCACCGGCTCGTCGTGGTGGGGGCACTGGTCATGGCGGCGTCGGTCGTGTTCGCCGTGGTGGGCAGCTTCTCGGGGGTGTCCCCGCTGGTCGCCATGGTGGCCATGCCGCTGGCGGCGGTCGGGATGGGGCTGCTCGACCCCTGCGTGACGGTGCTCTCGCTCTCCCACAGCGCGCCGGACCGGCTGGGCCACACCACCAGCGCCATGCAGACGAACATGAACCTGGGGCAGGTCGTCGTCCTGGGGGTCGCCACCGCCGCGCTCAACGTCGGCCTGGCGGCCGGGGCCGGCCAGCTCGGCGGCTATGCGGTCACCTTCTCGATCCTGCTGGTGCCGCCCCTGCTGGTCGCCGTCCTGGCCGTCCGGGCGCGCAACGACTGA
- a CDS encoding two-component sensor histidine kinase, with protein sequence MSTSPAGPPAPADGLLSAARRNLRELAHALSHASHPSTPLLAHAPKRWQRLLPYVVVLALASTFIPVTITNLTEEYGVPGALAGALGVAQAAPLLMLAHRPLQAWWIILPADILGAVVLLARPAEPHHVWPWTPPVIVAYLFLLLALGLRETRRTVIAVWAVTGAAGAVLHLVAPDRSSGSALLLTILGAVVLVIGGAVRERGVAQRRLAEQETISEAERAQRTLLEERTRIARELHDVVAHHMSVITVQADSAPYRISGLPKAAEEEFTAIAAAARESLGEMRRLLSVLRSEGAEGDRAPQPGLDRLQQLVEATVRAGLPVELSLARELGEVPPAVDLSAYRIVQEALANVVRHAPGARTRILVAAAQGHLIVLVVNGPAAAPGSPLETSGTGHGLVGMRERVRLTGGTLDTGPLPDGGFRVAARIPLPPAAEPSAHLPPEAP encoded by the coding sequence ATGTCCACTTCCCCCGCCGGGCCCCCGGCGCCCGCCGACGGCCTGCTGAGCGCCGCCCGCCGCAATCTGCGCGAGCTCGCCCACGCGCTGTCCCACGCCTCCCATCCGTCCACGCCGTTGCTGGCCCACGCCCCGAAACGGTGGCAGCGGCTCCTCCCGTACGTCGTGGTCCTCGCGCTGGCCTCGACCTTCATCCCGGTCACCATCACCAACCTGACCGAGGAGTACGGCGTCCCCGGCGCACTGGCGGGGGCGCTCGGCGTGGCCCAGGCGGCACCGCTGCTGATGCTGGCCCACCGGCCCCTCCAGGCGTGGTGGATCATCCTGCCCGCCGACATCCTGGGCGCGGTGGTGCTGCTGGCGCGGCCCGCCGAGCCGCACCATGTCTGGCCGTGGACCCCGCCGGTGATCGTCGCCTACCTCTTCCTGCTGCTGGCGCTCGGGCTGCGGGAGACCCGGCGGACGGTGATAGCCGTCTGGGCGGTGACGGGCGCCGCCGGAGCCGTCCTGCACCTGGTCGCACCGGACCGCAGCAGCGGCAGCGCCCTGCTCCTGACAATCCTGGGCGCGGTGGTGCTGGTGATCGGCGGGGCGGTACGGGAGCGGGGCGTGGCACAGCGTCGGCTCGCCGAGCAGGAGACGATCAGCGAGGCCGAGCGGGCCCAGCGCACGCTGCTGGAGGAGCGGACCCGGATCGCGCGCGAGCTGCACGACGTGGTGGCGCACCACATGTCGGTGATCACCGTGCAGGCCGACTCCGCCCCGTACCGGATCAGCGGACTGCCAAAGGCCGCCGAGGAGGAGTTCACGGCTATCGCGGCGGCGGCGCGGGAGTCGCTGGGCGAGATGCGGCGGCTGCTGTCGGTGCTGCGCAGCGAGGGGGCGGAGGGCGACCGGGCGCCGCAGCCGGGGCTGGACCGGCTCCAGCAGCTGGTGGAGGCGACGGTCCGGGCGGGGCTGCCGGTGGAGCTGTCGCTCGCCAGGGAGTTGGGCGAGGTGCCGCCGGCCGTGGATCTGTCGGCGTACCGGATCGTGCAGGAGGCGCTGGCCAATGTGGTGCGGCACGCGCCGGGGGCCCGCACCCGCATCCTCGTCGCGGCGGCCCAGGGCCATCTCATCGTGCTCGTCGTCAACGGGCCCGCCGCCGCGCCCGGTTCGCCGCTGGAGACGAGCGGGACCGGGCACGGGCTGGTCGGGATGCGGGAGCGCGTACGGTTGACCGGCGGCACGCTGGACACCGGTCCGCTGCCCGACGGCGGGTTCCGGGTCGCCGCCCGGATACCGCTGCCCCCGGCCGCCGAGCCGTCCGCCCATCTGCCTCCGGAGGCCCCATGA
- a CDS encoding MerR family transcriptional regulator, giving the protein MTVIDGTSRTTPATTTPPPQLFTGLNACTAPPRPHPRPAGQDSYTISEVVAFTGLTAHTLRWYERIGLMPHVDRSHTGQRRFSNRDLDWLTFVGKLRLTGMPVADMVRYAELLRAGESTFEERQELLESTRRDVITRIAELHDTLAVLDHKIEFYAGARRAPERHSA; this is encoded by the coding sequence ATGACGGTGATCGACGGAACGTCCCGGACCACCCCCGCCACCACCACTCCACCCCCGCAGCTCTTCACCGGGCTGAACGCCTGTACGGCCCCGCCCAGACCGCACCCCCGTCCGGCCGGTCAGGACAGCTACACCATCAGCGAGGTCGTCGCCTTCACCGGGCTCACCGCGCACACCCTGCGCTGGTACGAGCGGATCGGGCTGATGCCGCACGTCGACCGCTCGCACACCGGCCAGCGCCGCTTCTCCAACCGCGACCTGGACTGGCTCACCTTTGTCGGCAAGCTCCGGCTGACCGGGATGCCCGTCGCCGACATGGTGCGGTACGCGGAACTGCTGCGCGCGGGCGAGTCCACCTTCGAGGAGCGGCAGGAACTGCTGGAGTCGACCCGCCGCGATGTGATCACGCGGATCGCGGAGCTCCACGACACCCTGGCCGTCCTCGACCACAAGATCGAGTTCTACGCGGGCGCCCGCCGGGCGCCGGAAAGGCACAGCGCCTGA
- a CDS encoding serine hydrolase, with protein sequence MESLRIIDTWPVPTAAAAVVRADGTVLGAHGPTAHRFPLASVTKPLAAYAALVAYEEGAIELDEPAGPEGSTVRHLLAHTSGLAFDEHRVTAPPGNRRLYSNAGFEVLGDHIAKASGIPFAEYLRQAVLEPLAMTATSLDGSPARDGVSTVDDLVRFAAEVQAPRLLDPRTVLEAQTVVHPGLKGVLPGYGHQSPNDWGLGFEIRDSKSPHWTGASSSPAAFGHFGQSGTFLWIDPAAGVACVALTDRAFGPWAAEAWTPFTDAVLAEVAG encoded by the coding sequence ATGGAGAGCCTGCGGATCATCGACACCTGGCCGGTCCCGACGGCGGCAGCCGCCGTCGTACGGGCGGACGGCACCGTCCTCGGCGCCCACGGGCCGACCGCCCACCGCTTCCCCCTCGCCTCGGTCACCAAGCCGCTCGCGGCCTACGCGGCGCTCGTGGCGTACGAGGAGGGGGCGATCGAGCTGGACGAGCCGGCCGGGCCCGAAGGGTCGACCGTACGCCACCTCCTCGCCCACACCAGCGGCCTCGCCTTCGACGAGCACCGGGTGACGGCCCCGCCCGGCAACCGCCGCCTCTACTCCAACGCGGGCTTCGAGGTGCTGGGCGACCACATCGCGAAGGCGTCCGGCATCCCGTTCGCGGAGTACCTGCGCCAGGCCGTCCTGGAGCCGCTGGCCATGACGGCGACCTCGCTGGACGGCTCCCCCGCCCGCGACGGCGTCTCCACCGTGGACGACCTGGTCCGCTTCGCCGCCGAGGTCCAGGCCCCCCGCCTGCTCGACCCCCGTACGGTCCTCGAAGCCCAGACGGTCGTCCACCCGGGCCTCAAGGGCGTCCTCCCCGGTTACGGCCACCAGAGCCCGAACGACTGGGGCCTCGGCTTCGAGATCCGCGACTCCAAGTCCCCGCACTGGACGGGCGCTTCCTCCTCCCCGGCGGCCTTCGGCCACTTCGGCCAGTCGGGCACCTTCCTGTGGATCGACCCGGCGGCCGGAGTCGCCTGCGTCGCCCTGACCGACCGCGCCTTCGGGCCGTGGGCAGCCGAGGCGTGGACCCCGTTCACGGACGCGGTCCTGGCTGAGGTCGCGGGCTGA
- a CDS encoding TetR family transcriptional regulator produces the protein MTHGQRAGNRPGLRERKKQRTRDDLLRAALELFTTQGYEQTTVDEIVEAVDVSQRTFFRYFANKEDTTFAVQEMVESRFIAELRARPADEAPFEAMRRAVLSAWNSIGEAIEEVITVDLHMRTYRMIESTPSLLAAHMRRGVALENQIARLIAEREGLDVDRDPRPRVAVAAFSGVMRVTGQLWGQGQDSSVEALRDLTEEYLDQLVPALASDWRQPAQEAAGESAQGVS, from the coding sequence GTGACCCACGGGCAGAGAGCCGGAAACCGGCCCGGACTGCGTGAGCGCAAGAAGCAGCGCACCCGTGACGACCTGTTGCGCGCCGCACTCGAACTCTTCACCACCCAGGGGTACGAGCAGACCACCGTCGACGAGATCGTCGAGGCGGTCGACGTCTCCCAGCGCACCTTCTTCCGCTACTTCGCGAACAAGGAGGACACCACCTTCGCCGTACAGGAGATGGTGGAGTCCCGCTTCATCGCGGAGCTGCGCGCCCGTCCGGCCGACGAGGCCCCGTTCGAGGCCATGCGCCGGGCGGTGCTCAGCGCCTGGAACAGCATCGGCGAGGCGATCGAGGAGGTCATCACGGTCGACCTCCACATGCGGACGTACCGGATGATCGAATCGACCCCCTCCCTGCTCGCCGCCCATATGCGGCGCGGGGTCGCCCTGGAGAACCAGATCGCCCGGCTGATCGCGGAGCGCGAGGGCCTCGACGTGGACCGGGACCCCCGGCCCCGGGTGGCCGTCGCCGCGTTCTCCGGAGTGATGCGGGTGACGGGCCAGCTGTGGGGCCAGGGCCAGGACTCGAGCGTGGAGGCGCTGCGCGACCTCACGGAGGAGTACCTGGACCAGCTCGTCCCGGCCCTGGCGAGCGACTGGCGGCAACCGGCCCAAGAGGCGGCCGGAGAGTCAGCTCAAGGGGTGAGCTGA
- a CDS encoding MFS transporter, translated as MTSQTTLDKAPREPGNGPVPAAAKGLRGHPWLTLFAVAIGVMMVALDGTIVAIANPAIKEDLDASLADVQWITNGYLLALAVALITAGKLGDRFGHRQTFLIGIAGFAAASAAIGLSSEIGLVVLFRVLQGLFGALLMPAALGLLRATFPAEKLNMAIGIWGMVIGASTAGGPIVGGLLVEHVSWQSVFFINVPVGIIALVFGLVILKDHRAANAPRSFDIFGILLLSGAMFSLIWGIIKAGESWGWGGTWTWVFLGLALALFLAFGVWQTQVREPLVPLAMFRSVPLTAGTILMVLMAFAFMGGLFFVTFFLQGVHGLSPVDSGLHLLPLTAMMIVSSPVAGVLITKFGPRVPLVGGMVCTAVAMFGMTTLSESTGTFTMSLWFALLGCGLAPVMVGATEVIVGNAPLELSGVAGGLQQAAMQVGGALGTAVLGAVMSSKVSADFADNWTAAGLPGEPAPGLEKSAEFGMVPVDALSQAPGMTPEIIAGIGGVIRDTFMSGMGLAFTVAGCVAVVAALVATLTKRGANADAGAGVGHI; from the coding sequence ATGACTAGTCAGACCACCCTTGACAAGGCGCCGCGGGAGCCCGGGAACGGCCCCGTACCCGCCGCTGCCAAGGGACTTCGCGGCCACCCCTGGCTGACCCTGTTCGCCGTCGCCATCGGTGTGATGATGGTCGCGCTCGACGGCACGATCGTCGCCATCGCGAACCCGGCGATCAAGGAAGACCTGGACGCCTCGCTCGCCGACGTCCAGTGGATCACCAACGGCTACCTCCTGGCGCTCGCCGTCGCCCTGATCACCGCGGGCAAACTCGGTGACCGCTTCGGCCACCGGCAGACCTTCCTGATCGGCATCGCGGGCTTCGCCGCCGCCTCCGCCGCGATCGGCCTCTCCAGCGAGATCGGCCTGGTCGTCCTCTTCCGGGTGCTCCAGGGCCTCTTCGGCGCCCTGCTGATGCCCGCCGCGCTCGGTCTGCTGCGGGCCACCTTCCCCGCCGAGAAGCTGAACATGGCCATCGGGATCTGGGGCATGGTCATCGGCGCGTCCACCGCGGGCGGTCCCATCGTCGGCGGTCTGCTCGTCGAGCACGTCAGCTGGCAGTCGGTCTTCTTCATCAACGTGCCGGTCGGCATCATCGCGCTCGTCTTCGGCCTGGTGATCCTCAAGGACCACCGCGCCGCCAACGCGCCGCGCTCCTTCGACATCTTCGGCATCCTGCTGCTCTCCGGCGCGATGTTCTCCCTCATCTGGGGCATCATCAAGGCCGGTGAGTCCTGGGGCTGGGGCGGCACCTGGACCTGGGTCTTCCTCGGCCTCGCGCTCGCGCTCTTCCTCGCCTTCGGCGTCTGGCAGACGCAGGTGCGCGAACCGCTCGTCCCGCTGGCGATGTTCCGCTCCGTCCCGTTGACGGCCGGAACCATCCTCATGGTGCTGATGGCGTTCGCCTTCATGGGCGGCCTCTTCTTCGTGACGTTCTTCCTTCAGGGCGTCCACGGACTGAGCCCCGTCGACAGCGGACTGCACCTGCTGCCGCTGACCGCCATGATGATCGTCTCCTCGCCGGTCGCCGGTGTGCTGATCACCAAGTTCGGCCCCCGCGTCCCGCTGGTCGGCGGCATGGTCTGCACGGCCGTCGCGATGTTCGGCATGACGACGCTCAGCGAGTCCACCGGCACCTTCACCATGTCCCTCTGGTTCGCCCTGCTCGGCTGCGGCCTCGCCCCGGTCATGGTCGGCGCCACCGAGGTCATCGTCGGCAACGCGCCCCTGGAGCTCTCCGGCGTGGCCGGCGGCCTCCAGCAGGCCGCCATGCAGGTCGGCGGCGCGCTCGGCACCGCCGTCCTCGGCGCGGTCATGTCCTCCAAGGTCAGCGCCGACTTCGCGGACAACTGGACGGCCGCGGGGCTGCCCGGCGAGCCCGCCCCGGGGCTGGAGAAGTCCGCCGAGTTCGGCATGGTCCCGGTCGACGCCCTCTCCCAGGCGCCCGGTATGACGCCGGAGATCATCGCCGGTATCGGCGGCGTCATCCGGGACACGTTCATGTCCGGCATGGGCCTGGCCTTCACCGTCGCGGGCTGCGTCGCCGTCGTCGCGGCCCTGGTCGCCACCTTGACCAAGCGGGGCGCGAACGCGGACGCGGGCGCCGGAGTCGGCCACATCTAG
- a CDS encoding DUF397 domain-containing protein — protein METGPDLKSVEWRKSSYSGNTGGDCVECTVTGGAAWQKSSYSGPTGGECVEMAPAPCGSVPVRDSKNPTGPVITIGAPAWRVFVDGLR, from the coding sequence ATGGAGACCGGCCCTGACCTGAAGAGCGTGGAGTGGCGCAAGTCCAGCTACAGCGGCAACACCGGCGGCGACTGTGTCGAGTGCACCGTGACCGGTGGCGCCGCCTGGCAGAAGTCCTCGTACAGCGGCCCCACCGGCGGCGAGTGCGTCGAGATGGCCCCCGCTCCCTGCGGCTCCGTTCCCGTCCGGGACAGCAAGAACCCCACCGGCCCCGTCATCACCATCGGCGCCCCCGCCTGGCGGGTGTTCGTGGACGGGCTGCGCTGA
- a CDS encoding transcriptional regulator codes for MPNIQTLDPSASPLSYFGAELRRVREAQGLKQAELGEKLFCSGSLIGQIETTKKVPTREFAEALDRALRTDGLFSRLIGLVLRSQLPSWFRPYADMEEKAAFISTFQSQVVYGLLQTEEYARAVLATGMPDDLETLVAARMERQLILEREQPPLAWAILDEAVLHRPIGGHKVMRAQLGRLLEFATNRWMRIQVLPFEAGEHASLAGSFNLLRFDNDPDIVYTEDLISGHMTANPDTIREASLRYAHLQATALSVEESVARISRVMKERYGDRP; via the coding sequence GTGCCCAACATCCAGACGCTCGACCCGAGCGCTTCCCCTCTCAGTTACTTCGGCGCGGAGCTACGGCGCGTGCGCGAGGCACAGGGCCTGAAACAGGCCGAGTTGGGCGAGAAGCTCTTCTGCTCGGGGTCGCTGATCGGCCAGATCGAGACGACGAAGAAGGTCCCCACCCGCGAGTTCGCCGAAGCCCTGGACAGAGCGCTCCGCACGGACGGGCTGTTCTCCCGGCTCATCGGCCTGGTTCTGCGAAGCCAACTGCCGAGCTGGTTTCGTCCGTACGCGGACATGGAGGAGAAGGCCGCGTTCATCTCCACCTTCCAGTCGCAGGTGGTTTACGGCCTGTTGCAGACGGAGGAGTACGCGCGGGCCGTTCTGGCCACCGGTATGCCGGACGATCTGGAGACCCTCGTGGCCGCTCGCATGGAGCGGCAGCTCATCCTGGAGCGGGAGCAGCCGCCGCTGGCCTGGGCAATTCTGGACGAGGCCGTCCTGCACCGGCCGATCGGCGGCCATAAGGTGATGCGAGCCCAACTGGGCAGGCTGTTGGAGTTCGCCACGAACCGCTGGATGCGTATCCAGGTGCTGCCCTTCGAGGCAGGTGAACACGCCAGCTTGGCTGGCTCGTTCAACCTCCTGCGCTTCGACAACGACCCGGACATCGTCTACACCGAGGACCTCATCTCCGGCCATATGACGGCCAACCCCGACACGATCAGGGAGGCTTCGCTCCGATACGCTCACCTCCAGGCCACCGCACTCTCCGTCGAGGAATCGGTGGCGCGGATCAGCCGCGTGATGAAGGAGCGTTATGGAGACCGGCCCTGA
- a CDS encoding DNA-binding response regulator, protein MTIRVIIVDDQAMVRAGFAALLAAQSDIDVVGEAADGKQGVEVSRHQHPDVVLMDVRMPEMDGLAAARELLNPPIGVVHRPKVLMLTTFDVDDYVYEALRAGASGFLLKDAPPADLIAAVRVVAAGDALLAPSVTRRLIADFAAQRPSGAKRGGQALRLNGLTPRETEVLELIARGLSNQEIAGRLVLAEQTVKTHIGRVLAKLDLRDRAQAVIFAYESGLVTPGDAGS, encoded by the coding sequence ATGACCATCCGCGTGATCATCGTCGACGACCAGGCCATGGTGCGGGCGGGGTTCGCGGCGCTGCTGGCGGCGCAGAGCGACATCGACGTGGTGGGCGAGGCGGCGGACGGCAAGCAGGGGGTGGAGGTCAGCCGCCATCAGCATCCGGATGTGGTCCTGATGGACGTGCGGATGCCGGAGATGGACGGACTGGCCGCCGCCCGCGAGCTGTTGAACCCTCCGATCGGGGTGGTGCACCGGCCGAAGGTGCTGATGCTGACCACGTTCGACGTGGACGACTATGTGTACGAGGCGCTCCGCGCCGGGGCCTCCGGGTTCCTGCTGAAGGACGCCCCGCCCGCCGATCTGATCGCGGCAGTACGGGTGGTGGCGGCGGGCGACGCGCTGCTGGCGCCCTCGGTGACGCGGCGGCTGATCGCGGACTTCGCGGCACAGCGCCCCTCGGGGGCGAAGCGCGGCGGCCAGGCACTGCGGCTGAACGGCCTGACCCCGCGTGAGACGGAGGTGCTGGAGCTGATCGCCCGGGGGCTGTCGAACCAGGAGATCGCGGGGCGGCTGGTGCTGGCCGAGCAGACCGTGAAGACGCACATCGGGCGGGTGCTGGCCAAGCTGGATCTGCGGGACCGGGCGCAGGCGGTGATCTTCGCGTACGAGTCGGGTCTGGTGACGCCGGGGGACGCGGGATCGTAG
- a CDS encoding aldo/keto reductase, producing the protein MTDNDTNTTAASATPAPASSAPIATVELGGPGGPRIGVQGFGCMGISEFYGDTDELSARDTLDAALEAGVTLFDTADIYGRGANEEFLAPFVGAHRDEITLATKFAIERTDDPHHRVVRNDPAYIRTSVEASLRRLNTDVIDLYYMHRHDPAVPFAESVGAMAELVQQGKVKQLGLSEVTGPELREAHAVHPIAALQSEWSLFSRDVERSAVGAAAELGVTLVPYSPLGRGFLTGSFTDAGRDLSEGDFRKRQPRFTGDNARTNAALLEPVHKIAAAHGATAAQVALAWVHQRAEVHGLTVVPIPGTRKRSRLQENVAATHLTLTPEDLTLLEPIASRVAGDRYPDMSNTSAARE; encoded by the coding sequence ATGACGGACAACGACACGAACACGACCGCTGCTTCCGCCACCCCCGCCCCCGCCTCCTCCGCCCCCATCGCCACGGTCGAGCTGGGCGGCCCCGGCGGACCGCGAATCGGCGTCCAGGGCTTCGGCTGCATGGGCATCAGCGAGTTCTACGGCGACACCGACGAGCTCTCCGCCCGGGACACCCTCGACGCGGCGCTGGAGGCGGGCGTCACGCTCTTCGACACCGCCGACATCTACGGGCGCGGGGCCAACGAGGAGTTCCTCGCCCCGTTCGTCGGAGCCCACCGCGACGAGATCACCCTCGCCACCAAGTTCGCCATCGAGCGGACCGACGACCCGCACCACCGGGTGGTGCGCAACGACCCCGCCTACATCCGCACCTCCGTCGAGGCGAGCCTCCGCCGCCTGAACACCGACGTCATCGACCTCTACTACATGCACCGCCACGACCCGGCCGTCCCCTTCGCCGAATCGGTCGGCGCGATGGCGGAACTGGTCCAGCAGGGCAAGGTCAAGCAGCTCGGGCTGAGCGAGGTGACCGGCCCCGAACTCCGCGAGGCGCATGCCGTGCACCCGATCGCCGCCCTCCAGTCGGAGTGGTCCCTCTTCAGCCGGGACGTCGAGCGGAGCGCGGTCGGCGCGGCGGCGGAGCTGGGCGTCACGCTCGTCCCGTACTCGCCGCTCGGCCGGGGCTTCCTCACCGGCTCCTTCACCGATGCGGGCAGGGACCTCTCCGAGGGCGACTTCCGCAAGCGCCAGCCCCGCTTCACCGGAGACAACGCCCGCACGAACGCGGCCCTGTTGGAACCGGTCCACAAGATCGCCGCCGCTCACGGGGCAACGGCCGCACAGGTGGCCCTCGCCTGGGTCCACCAGCGCGCGGAGGTGCACGGCCTGACGGTGGTCCCCATCCCCGGCACCCGCAAGCGCAGCCGCCTCCAGGAAAACGTGGCGGCGACCCACCTGACCCTGACACCGGAGGACCTGACCCTGCTGGAGCCGATCGCGAGCCGGGTCGCGGGCGACCGCTACCCAGACATGAGCAACACCTCGGCGGCCCGGGAATAG